In the Populus trichocarpa isolate Nisqually-1 chromosome 1, P.trichocarpa_v4.1, whole genome shotgun sequence genome, one interval contains:
- the LOC7487819 gene encoding uncharacterized protein LOC7487819, producing MAAALECWSSRASTDEDMVEQVLMRTQDRSETSSSSITTTATSLQLSDKITNLSQKDTISSSSAMQKRLQRLSRNVSEAIASLKNSLNLDSPRDSLVQLTSSQQGNANGNKSERCRKVVWASVVRNLTQLYPGSQLPEKLVSNIRKHYDSLPLSYAQAGFDMKEVFLHIKLIEQTSVDEQPAIMIQEVSDDEVQGCVYKLTFACNSSISWPAMSGALDSASICCKKIQIFEKKGFTLGVVLLLVQAGQEKSFRARIESALKSSVKKSKSTTVKLPFGLCGCQEENTKGNFGEIEEDSCEQNCRNAIENSNVNIQLEMPLPTSSIVVSVDEWQTVNSGRDEIGKWLLNSDNLEFIDQIGPNSFKGVHKGKRVGIEKLKGCDKGNSYEFELRKDLLELMTCGHKNILQFYGICVDENHGLCVVTKLMEGGSVNELMLKNKKLQTKEIVRIATDVAEGIKFMNDHGVAYRDLNTQRIMLDRHGNACLGDMGIVTACKSMGEAMEYETDGYRWLAPEIIAGDPENITETWMSNAYSFGMVVWEMVTGEAAYAAYSPVQAAVGIAACGLRPEIPKDCPQLLKSLMTKCWNNSPSKRPKFSEILSILLRPSNNINR from the exons ATGGCAGCGGCACTAGAGTGCTGGTCGAGCAGAGCCAGCACAGACGAGGACATGGTAGAACAAGTCTTGATGAGAACACAAGACAGATCAGAAACCTCATCATCTTCAATCACCACAACAGCAACATCCTTACAATTATCTGATAAAATCACAAATCTTTCACAAAAAGACACTATTTCGTCGTCATCTGCAATGCAAAAAAGGCTTCAAAGATTGAGTCGAAATGTGTCTGAAGCCATTGCTTCACTTAAAAACTCATTGAATCTTGATTCACCACGTGACTCACTAGTGCAGCTAACGAGCTCCCAACAGGGTAATGCAAATGGTAATAAGAGCGAGAGATGTAGAAAGGTTGTGTGGGCGAGTGTTGTAAGGAACCTCACTCAGCTGTATCCGGGGAGCCAGTTGCCCGAGAAGCTTGTGTCCAATATCAGGAAGCACTATGATTCTTTGCCACtcag TTATGCTCAGGCAGGGTTTGATATGAAAGAAGTGTTTTTGCACATTAAGTTGATAGAGCAGACATCAGTTGACGAGCAACCAGCAATAATGATACAAGAAGTGTCTGATGATGAGGTACAGGGCTGTGTATACAAACTCACATTTGCTTGCAACTCGTCCATTTCGTGGCCCGCAATGTCTGGTGCATTGGATAGCGCTTCCATTTGTTGCAAGAAGATTCAGATCTTTGAAAAGAAAGGGTTTACTCTTGGGGTTGTTCTTCTTTTAGTCCAAGCTGGACAAGAGAAATCATTTAGAGCTCGGATAGAAAGCGCTTTAAAATCTTCTGTAAAGAAGTCCAAATCCACCACTGTGAAGCTTCCCTTCGGGCTTTGTGGGTGTCAAGAAGAGAATACTAAAGGAAACTTTGGTGAAATTGAAGAGGATTCTTGTGAACAGAATTGTAGGAATGCCATTGAGAATTCAAATGTGAATATTCAGCTTGAGATGCCCTTACCCACTTCGTCGATTGTTGTATCCGTCGATGAGTGGCAAACAGTTAATTCTGGCAGGGATGAGATAGGAAAATGGCTTTTGAACTCTGATAATCTTGAGTTCATTGATCAGATTGGACCAAATTCCTTTAAGGGAGTTCACAAGGGCAAAAGGGTGGGAATTGAGAAGCTTAAAGGGTGTGATAAAGGGAATTCTTATGAGTTCGAGCTCCGTAAAGATCTTTTGGAACTGATGACTTGCGGGCATAAGAACATTCTTCAATTTTATGGAATTTGTGTTGATGAAAATCATGGATTGTGTGTGGTGACCAAATTGATGGAAGGTGGATCTGTTAATGAGCTAATGCTAAAGAATAAAAAGCTTCAAACTAAGGAAATAGTAAGAATTGCTACAGATGTAGCAGAAGGGATAAAGTTTATGAATGATCATGGTGTTGCATATAGAGACCTTAACACGCAACGAATTATGTTGGACCGGCACGGGAATGCTTGCTTAGGAGACATGGGCATAGTTACTGCTTGCAAGAGCATGGGTGAGGCGATGGAGTATGAAACAGATGGTTATCGTTGGCTAGCTCCAGAG ATTATTGCAGGTGATCCAGAGAATATTACCGAGACATGGATGAGTAATGCATATAGTTTCGGGATGGTGGTTTGGGAGATGGTGACTGGCGAGGCTGCTTATGCTGCATATTCACCTGTGCAGGCAGCAGTTGGTATAGCTGCTTGTGGCCTAAGACCTGAGATCCCTAAGGACTGCCCGCAACTCCTGAAATCTCTGATGACCAAGTGCTGGAACAATTCCCCATCAAAGCGCCCTAAGTTCTCTGAAATTCTATCAATTTTGTTGCGGCCTAGCAACAATATCAATAGGTAA